The Thermosynechococcus sp. genome has a segment encoding these proteins:
- a CDS encoding pyridoxal phosphate-dependent aminotransferase: MDWATRVMRVTPSVTLAIDAKAKAMRAAGEDVCSFSAGEPDFDTPAHIREAVKTALDQGKTRYGPAAGEPALRQAIATKLNSDNHLPYRAENILVTNGGKQALFNLMLALINPGDEVIIPAPYWVSYPEMVHLASGTPVIVATTPETGYRITPAQLEEAITPKTRLFVLNSPSNPTGMVYTPEEIRELAAVVVRHQLWVVSDEIYEKILYDGAQHLSIGAVSGAAFERTIVCSGFAKAYAMTGWRVGYLAGATEIIKVATKIQSHSTSNVCTFAQYGALAALEGSQACVAEMVAAFRERRACMYKGISEIPRLRCLKPQGAFYLFVDISETGLSSVEFCDRLLEEEKVAAVPGKAFGMDDHIRLSYATGLATIEKGLSRLAKFVARL, translated from the coding sequence ATGGACTGGGCAACGCGGGTGATGCGGGTCACACCGTCGGTAACGCTGGCGATTGATGCCAAAGCCAAGGCAATGCGGGCGGCTGGCGAAGATGTCTGTAGCTTCAGTGCAGGCGAACCCGACTTTGACACCCCTGCCCACATTCGTGAGGCTGTGAAAACAGCTCTCGATCAAGGTAAAACTCGCTATGGTCCGGCGGCAGGGGAACCGGCTCTGCGGCAGGCGATCGCCACCAAGCTCAACAGCGACAACCACCTCCCCTATCGTGCGGAAAACATCCTCGTCACCAATGGCGGCAAGCAGGCCCTCTTTAACCTGATGCTGGCCCTGATTAACCCCGGCGATGAGGTGATTATTCCTGCCCCCTACTGGGTGAGTTATCCAGAGATGGTGCATCTAGCCAGTGGCACGCCAGTGATTGTGGCAACCACGCCAGAAACGGGTTATCGGATTACCCCTGCTCAACTGGAGGAGGCGATTACGCCGAAGACACGGCTCTTTGTCCTCAATTCCCCCAGTAACCCCACGGGCATGGTCTATACACCTGAGGAAATTCGGGAGCTGGCGGCAGTGGTTGTGCGGCATCAACTGTGGGTCGTTTCTGATGAAATTTACGAAAAAATTCTCTACGATGGTGCCCAACACCTGAGCATTGGCGCGGTCAGTGGGGCCGCCTTTGAGCGCACCATTGTTTGCAGTGGCTTTGCCAAGGCCTATGCCATGACCGGTTGGCGGGTGGGCTATCTAGCAGGGGCAACGGAGATTATTAAAGTGGCAACCAAAATTCAGAGCCACAGCACCTCAAATGTGTGTACATTTGCCCAGTATGGTGCCCTTGCTGCCCTAGAAGGAAGCCAAGCCTGTGTGGCCGAGATGGTGGCGGCATTTCGCGAGCGCCGTGCCTGTATGTATAAAGGCATTTCTGAGATTCCGCGGCTGCGCTGTCTCAAACCCCAGGGCGCCTTTTATCTGTTTGTCGATATTAGCGAAACTGGCTTAAGTTCGGTGGAATTTTGCGATCGCCTGCTGGAGGAGGAAAAAGTGGCCGCCGTCCCCGGTAAGGCCTTTGGCATGGATGACCACATTCGCCTCTCCTACGCCACAGGTCTGGCCACCATTGAAAAAGGTTTAAGCCGACTGGCAAAATTTGTTGCGCGGCTCTAA
- a CDS encoding ROK family protein, with translation MGCFSSKGNCHHSLVLPTPQPPFPERVIKAILQGIKELDSEDRALAIGMGIPGPVDASGRIARRAINLDWYEVPISDNLEHLTGKPTVIANDANCAGLGEAWLGAGSQFKDLILLTLGTGVGGAIILNGELFVGRDGTAGELGLITLDYNGPPCNSGNRGSLEQHVSAQALRRRWGCEPHEMAERASNGDPEAIALWQTYGRELAAGIASLVYVLTPEAVIIGGGISAASDLFFPSMLAELEERVLPTSRHNLHCLRATLGNQAGMVGAAKLAWKYIKDRL, from the coding sequence ATGGGGTGTTTTAGTTCTAAAGGCAATTGTCACCATTCCCTGGTGTTGCCCACCCCTCAGCCCCCTTTTCCAGAACGGGTGATCAAAGCCATTTTGCAGGGGATTAAAGAACTGGACAGTGAGGATCGGGCGTTGGCCATTGGTATGGGCATCCCAGGACCGGTAGACGCCAGCGGTCGCATTGCCCGCCGTGCCATCAACCTGGACTGGTACGAAGTGCCTATTAGCGACAACCTCGAACACTTGACGGGCAAACCCACAGTCATTGCCAACGATGCCAACTGTGCTGGCCTCGGGGAAGCATGGCTAGGCGCAGGGAGTCAGTTCAAGGATTTAATTTTGCTCACGTTGGGGACGGGGGTAGGGGGCGCCATTATCCTCAATGGGGAGTTGTTCGTTGGTCGCGATGGCACCGCCGGCGAGTTGGGGCTGATTACCCTCGACTACAACGGGCCTCCCTGCAACAGTGGCAATCGCGGTTCCCTTGAGCAACACGTTTCCGCCCAAGCCCTGCGGCGGCGTTGGGGCTGTGAACCCCATGAGATGGCAGAGCGTGCCAGCAATGGCGATCCGGAGGCGATCGCCCTCTGGCAAACCTATGGCCGCGAACTAGCCGCTGGCATTGCTAGCCTTGTGTATGTGCTCACCCCGGAAGCAGTGATTATTGGTGGGGGGATTAGTGCCGCCAGTGATCTCTTCTTTCCCTCGATGCTTGCTGAATTGGAAGAGCGGGTGCTGCCCACCTCGCGCCATAACCTCCACTGTTTGCGAGCCACCCTTGGGAATCAGGCGGGGATGGTTGGTGCCGCTAAGCTAGCGTGGAAATACATAAAAGACCGCCTCTAA
- a CDS encoding LCP family protein yields the protein MVFIRWQRRRQPAPPEEGVLFWRLVLWLGVALISGSLGALWGLLSQSTPLMQRSLSSQEWQAFQGGDRWTGTRLHQPLNLLLIGSKVLTSDLDHPPDPNLTYHALVNSVEGLSDSLLLVRLDPVQQRLVILSIPRDTLTFIPGRGDAKINEANALGGPALAAATVSELLGNVPIDRYLRINVQGIEKLIDALGGVTVDVPIAMRYRDESQRLRIDLQAGRQHLNGNQALQFLRFRYDALGDIGRVQRQQMFLRALMEQTARPETLARTPQILSIIRENLDTNLTVAELMSLGQFLTSLPRSRVQFLLLPGNFNGSTDEVAVSYWLPNYQRIAWLTDQYFRDTPTADRRETGLTSPAQVRIAIQNTTLPESLVTHLSEQLATAGYPYPLVAEPFPQPIPITRIIAQQGDLAAARRVQLLLGFGEVRVESTGMLASDVTIQLGDDARDRLQLRQTKSL from the coding sequence ATGGTATTTATTCGATGGCAACGCCGACGACAACCGGCTCCGCCTGAAGAAGGAGTCTTATTTTGGCGATTGGTGTTGTGGCTAGGGGTGGCCTTGATCTCCGGCAGCCTAGGAGCACTCTGGGGGCTACTCAGTCAGAGCACACCGCTCATGCAGCGATCACTCAGCAGTCAGGAGTGGCAGGCGTTTCAAGGGGGCGATCGCTGGACGGGGACAAGGCTCCATCAGCCGCTAAATTTATTGCTCATTGGCTCTAAGGTCTTAACCTCCGACTTAGATCACCCCCCCGACCCCAACCTGACCTACCATGCCCTAGTTAATTCCGTTGAGGGGCTATCGGACTCACTTCTACTGGTGCGCCTTGACCCAGTGCAGCAACGTTTAGTGATACTGTCAATTCCCCGCGATACGCTGACCTTTATTCCCGGCCGCGGCGATGCCAAAATCAACGAAGCCAATGCCCTTGGGGGGCCAGCGTTGGCGGCAGCAACCGTCAGTGAGCTGTTGGGAAATGTGCCCATCGATCGCTATTTGCGCATTAATGTTCAAGGAATCGAGAAACTCATTGATGCCCTTGGGGGTGTGACCGTGGATGTGCCCATAGCTATGCGCTATCGCGATGAGAGTCAGCGCCTCCGTATTGATTTGCAAGCCGGACGACAACACCTGAATGGCAACCAAGCCCTGCAATTTCTGCGCTTTCGCTACGATGCCCTTGGCGATATTGGCCGTGTGCAGCGACAACAGATGTTTTTGCGGGCATTGATGGAGCAAACGGCTCGCCCGGAAACCCTTGCCCGTACTCCCCAAATTCTTAGTATTATTCGCGAAAACTTGGATACGAATTTAACAGTTGCAGAACTGATGAGCCTGGGCCAATTCCTGACCAGCTTGCCGCGATCGCGGGTACAGTTTCTGCTGCTGCCGGGGAACTTTAATGGCAGCACTGATGAAGTGGCAGTGAGCTATTGGTTGCCCAATTACCAACGGATTGCTTGGCTAACGGATCAATATTTCCGTGATACCCCTACTGCTGATCGGCGCGAGACGGGTTTGACCTCCCCTGCCCAAGTGCGGATTGCCATTCAAAATACTACCCTGCCAGAATCATTAGTCACGCATCTGAGTGAGCAACTGGCAACCGCTGGTTACCCCTATCCCTTAGTAGCGGAGCCATTCCCCCAACCGATCCCAATTACGCGGATCATCGCTCAGCAGGGGGACTTGGCGGCAGCGCGTCGAGTACAGTTATTGCTGGGGTTTGGAGAAGTGCGGGTGGAGAGTACGGGTATGCTAGCATCGGATGTGACGATTCAACTGGGCGACGATGCCCGCGATCGCCTGCAATTGAGACAAACAAAATCTCTGTGA
- the obgE gene encoding GTPase ObgE: MQFIDLAEIHVKAGKGGDGMIAFRREKYVPAGGPSGGNGGNGGSVILKAVSNLQTLLDFRYAHVFKAENGQRGGPNNRTGACGADLVIEVPCGTMVWDSETGELLGDLTTPGQTLLVARGGKGGLGNKHFLSNHQRAPDYALPGLEGEERHLRLELKLLAEVGIIGLPNAGKSTLISVLSAARPKIADYPFTTLVPNLGVVRQPNGDGTVFADIPGLIAGAHAGLGLGHEFLRHIERTRLLLHLIDATVEDVVAAYQTIRDELVAYGHGLGDRPQIVALNKIDALEASQITTIQETLAAYVGQRVFAISAVARQGLEPLLEAVWQELGVSVSQQYS, translated from the coding sequence ATGCAATTTATTGACCTTGCAGAAATTCACGTCAAAGCCGGCAAAGGGGGTGACGGCATGATTGCCTTTCGCCGTGAAAAGTATGTGCCTGCAGGGGGACCATCGGGGGGCAATGGTGGCAATGGTGGCTCGGTGATTCTGAAGGCAGTCTCCAATTTACAAACGCTGCTGGACTTTCGCTATGCCCATGTTTTCAAGGCAGAAAATGGCCAACGGGGCGGCCCAAATAACCGTACCGGTGCCTGTGGTGCAGATTTAGTGATTGAGGTGCCCTGCGGCACAATGGTCTGGGATTCAGAAACCGGGGAATTGCTGGGAGACCTTACGACCCCTGGTCAAACGCTGCTAGTGGCTAGGGGAGGCAAAGGGGGGTTAGGGAATAAGCACTTCCTCAGCAATCATCAGCGGGCACCCGACTATGCCCTACCGGGCTTGGAGGGGGAAGAGCGGCATCTCCGCCTAGAACTGAAGCTACTGGCCGAAGTGGGCATTATTGGCCTACCTAACGCGGGCAAGTCCACCCTGATTTCAGTCCTGTCCGCAGCGCGACCCAAAATTGCCGATTATCCCTTTACAACCTTGGTGCCCAATTTAGGAGTTGTCCGCCAACCCAATGGTGACGGTACTGTCTTTGCCGATATTCCCGGTCTGATTGCCGGTGCCCATGCGGGGCTGGGGCTCGGCCATGAGTTTCTCCGCCATATTGAGCGCACCCGTCTGCTGCTGCACTTGATTGATGCCACAGTTGAGGATGTGGTGGCTGCCTACCAAACGATTCGCGATGAGTTGGTGGCCTACGGGCACGGCTTGGGCGATCGCCCCCAAATCGTGGCTTTGAATAAAATTGATGCCCTAGAGGCCTCGCAAATCACGACTATTCAAGAGACCCTCGCTGCCTACGTGGGTCAACGGGTTTTTGCCATCTCGGCGGTAGCTCGTCAGGGGTTAGAGCCTCTCTTAGAGGCTGTTTGGCAGGAACTGGGGGTCAGCGTTTCCCAGCAGTATTCTTAA
- a CDS encoding CHAT domain-containing tetratricopeptide repeat protein codes for MNTRGHLVSGAIALGSSLIVGLGVPTLAQPSPPQFQELVNQLDEQIYQLRKQGDVQAAIPLAERLVTLVENTLGPNHTRLAASLNELAKLHVDQGNYAAALPLYQRALAIYERAGGSDQPEVAAILNNLANLYRAQGNYDAALPVFQRALAIAEKALGLDHPEVAITLNNMALLYSEQKNYTAAVSLYQQALGILERAFGPKNPLFATTLNNLAGVYRAQKNYGAALPLYQRALEIREQIWPAGHPDIAASLNNLGTLYFEQRNYSAALPLYQRAVAIAQSRLGPNHPNTALALSNLAAVYWQQGNLPQTLALFKTVQAIEEKNLSQNLIVGSEDYKRNYLTTFQDSTNAILTFHLQSLPQNPEAAALALTTLLGRKGRLLDFLSQNQARLQRQLAPSDQAKLEQLIGLRATIAKLAFAATEPAALAQVQQLQAQANQLEAELSLRSAAFRELTEPVTLAAVQRAIPDDAVLIEFVRYRPYDLTTQRFVEPRYAVYVLAPRGQPQGKDIGAATEIEDLVRQTRLRLADPRLVKDAVQQPAQALTQRLITPIRPWIGKATHLLIAPDGELNTIPFQALVDAQGRYLVESYLITLLTSGRDLLRLQLPPTSAQPPLIVADPSFSHALENVSPSLLTLRSVDLRDLTFAPLPGTAEEAQALKTLLPQAQVLIQAAATETALKRANSPKILHLATHGFFLSDLSSRGVLENPLLRSGLALAGFNTRQRGSAMDDGVLTALEVTGMNLRGTELVVLSACDTGRGEVVNGEGVYGLRRAFTLAGARSQVTTLWKVADQTTREIMVAFYQNLRRGMGRTEALRQVQLQRLKEESPYYWAAFVSSGDWSPLALP; via the coding sequence ATGAACACCAGAGGACACCTTGTCTCGGGTGCGATCGCCCTTGGAAGTAGTCTGATTGTGGGTCTGGGGGTTCCAACTCTAGCCCAGCCATCCCCCCCGCAATTTCAGGAACTGGTCAATCAACTTGATGAGCAAATTTATCAACTGCGGAAACAAGGCGATGTGCAGGCTGCTATCCCCCTCGCAGAGCGCCTTGTGACCCTCGTGGAAAACACCCTAGGCCCCAACCATACCCGTTTGGCAGCGAGTCTCAACGAGTTGGCAAAGCTCCATGTTGACCAAGGAAATTATGCAGCAGCCCTCCCCCTCTATCAGCGGGCATTGGCTATCTATGAGCGGGCTGGGGGCTCAGATCAACCAGAGGTGGCAGCAATACTCAATAACTTGGCCAATCTCTACCGTGCCCAAGGGAACTATGATGCTGCGTTGCCAGTGTTCCAGCGGGCATTGGCGATCGCCGAAAAGGCTCTAGGGTTAGATCATCCAGAGGTGGCTATCACTCTCAATAACATGGCCCTGCTCTACAGCGAGCAAAAAAACTACACAGCGGCTGTGTCCCTCTACCAGCAGGCCTTGGGCATATTGGAGCGCGCCTTTGGGCCAAAGAATCCCCTCTTTGCAACGACGCTCAATAATTTGGCAGGCGTCTATCGAGCCCAAAAAAATTATGGGGCTGCCCTGCCGCTGTACCAACGCGCCCTTGAGATTCGTGAGCAGATCTGGCCCGCCGGTCACCCCGATATTGCTGCTAGCTTGAATAATTTAGGTACGCTCTATTTTGAGCAGCGCAATTACTCAGCCGCCCTTCCTCTATACCAACGAGCGGTGGCGATCGCCCAATCTCGCCTAGGGCCCAACCATCCCAATACTGCCCTTGCCCTGAGTAACCTTGCTGCTGTCTATTGGCAGCAGGGAAATCTACCGCAAACCCTGGCGTTATTCAAAACCGTGCAGGCGATCGAAGAAAAAAATCTTAGTCAAAATCTGATTGTGGGTTCTGAGGATTACAAGCGCAACTATTTGACAACCTTTCAAGACAGCACCAATGCCATTCTCACCTTCCACCTTCAGAGTCTGCCCCAGAATCCTGAGGCCGCTGCCCTTGCTTTGACAACTCTCTTGGGTCGCAAGGGGCGATTACTGGATTTTCTCAGCCAAAACCAAGCACGATTGCAGCGCCAACTGGCTCCCTCAGATCAAGCTAAACTTGAGCAGCTCATTGGACTGCGCGCCACCATTGCCAAACTCGCCTTTGCCGCCACAGAACCGGCAGCCTTAGCCCAAGTGCAGCAGCTGCAGGCTCAGGCCAACCAACTGGAGGCCGAATTGAGTCTCCGCAGTGCTGCCTTTCGCGAATTGACTGAGCCAGTGACCCTCGCCGCTGTGCAACGGGCTATCCCTGACGATGCCGTTTTGATCGAGTTTGTTCGTTATCGCCCCTACGATCTGACGACGCAGCGATTTGTGGAGCCGCGCTATGCCGTGTACGTCTTGGCCCCTAGGGGGCAACCCCAGGGCAAGGACATTGGCGCTGCAACTGAAATTGAGGATCTTGTCCGCCAAACTCGGTTGCGATTGGCCGATCCTCGCTTGGTCAAAGATGCTGTGCAACAGCCCGCCCAAGCCCTGACCCAGCGGCTGATCACGCCGATTCGTCCATGGATTGGTAAAGCCACCCACTTGCTCATTGCTCCCGATGGCGAACTCAATACCATTCCCTTTCAGGCGCTTGTGGATGCCCAGGGGCGCTACTTAGTGGAATCCTATCTGATCACCCTGCTGACCTCTGGGCGCGACCTCCTGCGTCTGCAGTTGCCACCAACCTCTGCTCAACCCCCCTTGATTGTGGCTGACCCCAGTTTCAGTCATGCCCTTGAGAATGTCTCGCCGTCGCTATTGACCCTGCGTTCTGTTGATTTGCGGGATTTGACCTTTGCGCCCCTCCCCGGAACGGCTGAAGAAGCGCAGGCGTTGAAGACGCTTCTCCCCCAAGCCCAGGTGTTGATTCAAGCGGCGGCTACGGAGACAGCACTCAAGCGGGCAAATTCCCCCAAGATCCTCCATTTAGCAACCCATGGCTTCTTTTTGAGCGATTTAAGCAGCAGGGGCGTCTTGGAAAACCCCCTCCTCCGGTCAGGTTTAGCCTTAGCGGGCTTTAACACACGCCAGAGGGGTTCTGCAATGGATGATGGTGTGCTCACTGCCCTAGAGGTCACGGGGATGAATCTCAGGGGCACGGAGTTAGTCGTGTTATCCGCCTGTGATACGGGGCGAGGCGAGGTGGTGAATGGGGAGGGAGTCTATGGGCTGCGGCGGGCTTTCACCTTAGCTGGGGCGCGATCGCAAGTGACTACACTGTGGAAAGTGGCGGATCAAACTACCCGCGAAATAATGGTTGCCTTTTACCAAAACCTGCGCCGTGGCATGGGGCGAACAGAAGCCCTGCGGCAAGTCCAGCTGCAGCGACTCAAGGAGGAATCTCCCTACTATTGGGCAGCGTTTGTGTCCAGTGGTGATTGGTCTCCCTTAGCATTGCCCTGA
- a CDS encoding HAMP domain-containing sensor histidine kinase encodes MVRAIQYRLALWYVGVTALLLLIFATGFFFYVRGTLIERIDDTLSHVVEVVSRSLIIDTGTAAAIDWQTSLGSSPVAALEEDHIDLEGFTPNQQLAWSTFSEPLDLPLHPSRTAQTVQVGKDRWLRQMTVALVVGDRLLGYLRVSHPWFEVTQPSQALLWDLLVGITLTLTLVSISGWFLSRLAIAPLQQSYAYLKQFTADASHELRNPVALIQTNVQVALATADPEAQRQQLLVIERLSRRLSRLVDDLLFLARQDSGMIPLQAQPCHLDAILLGVIEEQMPLIEQKHLQLELELADPQTAEATAYRLWGNPDHLSRLLTNILSNAVQYTPAGGQIQVRLEQQGKFYRVVIADNGPGIPASELPRLFDRFYRLQGTKSEGTGLGLAIAQSIVQAHRGQIQVTSEVGQGTCFTILLPTEIKESRSL; translated from the coding sequence ATGGTTCGTGCGATTCAATACCGTCTAGCACTGTGGTACGTAGGAGTAACGGCACTCCTGCTCCTCATTTTTGCGACGGGGTTCTTTTTTTATGTGCGGGGAACCCTGATCGAGCGGATTGATGATACCCTTAGCCACGTTGTTGAGGTGGTGAGCCGCTCCCTAATTATTGACACGGGCACAGCAGCAGCCATTGATTGGCAAACCAGTCTAGGCAGTAGTCCCGTTGCGGCACTGGAGGAAGATCACATTGACCTTGAGGGGTTTACCCCAAATCAGCAGTTGGCTTGGAGCACGTTTTCAGAACCCCTTGATCTGCCTTTGCATCCGAGTCGGACGGCGCAAACGGTACAGGTGGGGAAGGATCGCTGGCTCCGGCAGATGACAGTGGCCTTAGTCGTGGGCGATCGCCTCCTGGGCTATTTGCGGGTCAGCCATCCTTGGTTCGAGGTAACGCAACCCAGTCAAGCCCTCCTCTGGGATCTCTTAGTCGGTATTACCCTCACGCTGACACTGGTGAGTATTAGTGGCTGGTTCCTGTCACGGCTAGCCATTGCCCCCTTGCAGCAATCCTATGCCTATTTGAAGCAATTTACCGCCGATGCCTCCCATGAACTGCGTAACCCCGTGGCCCTGATTCAAACCAATGTTCAAGTTGCCTTAGCCACTGCGGATCCGGAAGCCCAACGCCAACAACTCCTGGTCATTGAACGCCTTAGTCGTCGCCTCAGCCGTTTGGTGGATGATTTGCTGTTTCTGGCTCGCCAAGATAGCGGCATGATTCCCCTGCAGGCCCAACCCTGCCACCTCGATGCGATTCTTTTGGGGGTGATTGAGGAGCAGATGCCCCTGATTGAACAAAAGCACCTGCAACTGGAGTTGGAGCTGGCCGATCCCCAAACCGCAGAAGCAACAGCCTATCGCCTTTGGGGCAACCCCGATCATCTCAGCCGCCTGTTAACCAATATCCTCAGTAATGCTGTGCAATATACCCCTGCGGGCGGTCAGATTCAAGTGAGGTTGGAGCAGCAGGGTAAATTTTACCGTGTGGTAATTGCCGATAATGGACCGGGGATTCCTGCCAGTGAACTGCCCCGCCTGTTTGATCGCTTTTATCGCCTTCAGGGCACAAAGTCCGAAGGAACGGGTTTAGGGCTGGCGATCGCCCAGTCCATTGTTCAGGCCCATCGAGGTCAGATTCAGGTGACCAGCGAAGTCGGTCAAGGCACCTGCTTTACGATTCTGCTGCCAACGGAAATAAAAGAATCTAGATCGCTCTAG
- the murJ gene encoding murein biosynthesis integral membrane protein MurJ: MATTVEKKSRSLAHIATIVAIATLLSKVAGLVRQQAIAAEFGVGAAVDAYSYAYVIPGFLFVLLGGINGPFHSSIISVVLKQPPAKAAPLVETITTVVGALLLVLTVILMVLADPLIQLIAPGASPEIQALAAEQFRIMAPLAVLSGLIGIGFGTLNAADQYWLPSMSPLLSSLAVIIGIWFFADEFGPAVLAWGTLAGGVLQWLVQIPAQWKAGMGTLRLRFDLHRPEVWELIRLMGPATLSSGMLLISVYISLFFASQLPVGAASALSYSQLLFLTPLGILSNVILVPYMPIFSKLAQPEHWPHLKERIRQSLVLTALSMMPLGGMMAALALPAVRVVYERRAFDFQASQLVAALLLVYAIGMFFYLARDVIVRVFYALEDGRTPLQITLWGLGVNALFCFFFTQAFGAVGLAMATVGVNTVSFIALTWILHRRLEGLPWGELIGPLLGIALASVLAGGAGWGTLKGLELLWGREGLGVQLVQLAIAASVGLIIFAVAISPLNLPELEFFLSKVRRFLPKGYQ; this comes from the coding sequence ATGGCCACCACTGTGGAAAAGAAATCCCGTTCCCTTGCCCACATTGCCACCATTGTTGCCATTGCTACGCTGTTGAGTAAAGTCGCCGGCCTGGTTCGCCAGCAGGCGATCGCTGCCGAATTTGGTGTTGGCGCCGCAGTGGATGCCTACAGTTACGCCTATGTGATTCCGGGGTTTCTCTTTGTGCTCTTGGGGGGGATCAATGGCCCTTTCCACAGTTCGATCATCAGTGTGGTTCTTAAGCAACCGCCGGCAAAAGCCGCGCCCCTCGTGGAAACCATTACCACCGTTGTGGGCGCCCTATTGCTGGTGCTAACTGTCATTTTGATGGTGCTGGCGGATCCCTTGATTCAACTCATTGCCCCCGGCGCCAGTCCAGAGATCCAAGCCTTAGCCGCAGAGCAATTTCGGATTATGGCCCCCTTGGCCGTACTCTCGGGTTTGATTGGCATTGGCTTTGGCACCCTCAATGCTGCCGATCAGTACTGGTTGCCTTCCATGAGTCCCCTGCTGTCTAGCTTGGCGGTAATCATTGGGATTTGGTTCTTTGCCGACGAATTTGGCCCAGCAGTGCTCGCTTGGGGAACCCTAGCGGGGGGAGTGCTGCAATGGCTTGTACAAATTCCTGCCCAATGGAAAGCTGGCATGGGCACATTGCGATTACGTTTTGATCTCCATCGTCCCGAAGTGTGGGAACTGATCCGCCTCATGGGACCGGCTACCCTCTCCTCAGGCATGCTGCTTATCAGCGTTTATATCAGTCTCTTCTTTGCCTCCCAGTTGCCTGTGGGTGCTGCGTCGGCCTTGAGTTACTCCCAACTCCTATTTTTGACGCCCTTGGGGATTCTCTCCAATGTGATCCTTGTGCCCTATATGCCCATTTTTTCAAAGTTGGCACAGCCAGAACACTGGCCGCATCTTAAGGAACGCATTCGCCAGAGCTTGGTGCTCACGGCCTTGAGTATGATGCCCCTCGGTGGCATGATGGCGGCTTTGGCATTGCCGGCAGTGCGAGTGGTCTATGAGCGGCGGGCCTTTGATTTTCAGGCCTCCCAATTGGTGGCGGCGCTTCTGCTGGTCTATGCCATTGGCATGTTTTTCTACCTTGCCCGCGACGTGATTGTGCGGGTCTTTTATGCCCTTGAGGATGGTCGCACCCCCCTGCAGATCACCCTCTGGGGGCTGGGTGTAAATGCCCTGTTTTGCTTTTTCTTTACCCAAGCTTTTGGCGCCGTCGGCCTTGCAATGGCGACAGTGGGGGTGAATACGGTATCGTTTATTGCCCTTACGTGGATTTTGCACCGCCGTTTGGAGGGGCTCCCTTGGGGGGAGTTGATTGGGCCTTTGCTGGGAATTGCCCTAGCTAGTGTTCTCGCTGGGGGAGCAGGTTGGGGTACCCTCAAAGGGCTGGAATTGCTCTGGGGGCGGGAAGGTTTGGGGGTACAACTGGTGCAGTTGGCGATCGCCGCCAGCGTCGGCCTGATCATTTTTGCAGTGGCTATCTCGCCCCTGAATCTGCCAGAGCTGGAGTTTTTTCTAAGTAAAGTCCGGCGGTTTTTGCCCAAGGGATACCAGTAA